TCATCCTTTTCTCCTCCAAACTTATATCCCATTCCGAATACAGTAACAATAAATTCAGGGTGACGAGAATCGGTTTCAATTTTCTTGCGCAAATTTTTTATATGGGTATCAATACTTCTTTCATAGCCTTCAAAGTAAAAACCATCTTCTTGTATCTTTTCCAATAAATCAGCCCTACTGTATACTCTTCCTGGATAACTCGCCATTGTAATTAAAATTTTATATTCATTTGGAGTTAGAGCAAGTATGTTAGCATTTAGCTTTACTTCCTTTTTCACATGATCAATTATTAGCTTTTGATTGTTAAAACTAATTTGCTTCACATCTGTCGTCTGCTGTGTTCTTCTTAATAATGCTTTAACTCTTACAACAACTTCTCTAGGACTAAATGGT
This window of the Cytobacillus sp. IB215665 genome carries:
- a CDS encoding response regulator transcription factor → MTKILVVDDEQVILEVLEAYFEKEGWEVSFASNGIEALKKVKEQSPDIIVLDLMLPDISGEEVCRLIRKDSHTPIIMLTAKSAEEDLINGIVIGADDYVKKPFSPREVVVRVKALLRRTQQTTDVKQISFNNQKLIIDHVKKEVKLNANILALTPNEYKILITMASYPGRVYSRADLLEKIQEDGFYFEGYERSIDTHIKNLRKKIETDSRHPEFIVTVFGMGYKFGGEKDETNT